One region of Eleutherodactylus coqui strain aEleCoq1 chromosome 5, aEleCoq1.hap1, whole genome shotgun sequence genomic DNA includes:
- the LOC136628831 gene encoding dehydrogenase/reductase SDR family member 4-like: MLCQAALKPCEKGKKAFDGKVAIVTGSTYGIGFAMARRLAEDGAHVLLCSRKSENVERAIEQLKEEGLSISAIQCHVGNKEDRERLVATAIEIYGKIDILICNAAVNPFVGPIFDTTEEMWEKVFHVNVISTFLLIKLVAPHMQKQGGGSIIICSSFIGYIPHPYIGPYSITKTALLGLTNIMAQSLRSMNIRVNGLALGLIDTSFSNVIKKTPELASKLVPLGVIRPGKPEECTGIASFLCSEDASYINGENIAVTGGIRGRL, encoded by the exons ATGCTTTGTCAAGCTGCATTAAAACCCTGTGAGAAAGGGAAAAAAGCTTTTGATGGAAAGGTAGCTATTGTGACAGGATCTACATACGG CATTGGATTTGCTATGGCCCGTCGCCTAGCTGAGGATGGTGCTCATGTCCTACTGTGCAGTCGTAAAAGTGAGAATGTAGAAAGAGCTATTGAACAACTAAAGGAGGAGGGACTGAGTATCTCTGCTATCCAGTGTCATGTTGGCAATAAAGAAGATAGAGAAAGATTGGTGGCAACA GCTATTGAAATATATGGCAAAATTGACATTCTTATCTGCAATGCTGCTGTAAATCCATTTGTTGGCCCAATATTTGACACCACAGAAGAAATGTGGGAAAAG GTGTTTCATGTAAATGTAATATCTACATTCTTACTGATCAAACTTGTAGCTCCTCACATGCAAAAACAAGG AGGCGGATCGATCATTATTTGTTCTTCATTTATTGGATACATACCACATCCG TATATAGGACCGTACTCAATAACTAAGACAGCGCTTCTTGGGCTAACAAATATTATGGCACAATCATTACGTTCCATGAACATCAGAGTGAATGGCCTCGCTCTGGGACTAATCGATACAAGCTTCAGCAATGTG ATCAAAAAAACTCCAGAACTGGCATCTAAGTTGGTTCCCCTTGGTGTTATCAG GCCCGGTAAGCCAGAAGAATGTACGGGCATTGCATCATTTTTATGTTCTGAAGATGCATCATACATCAATGGAGAAAATATTGCTGTGACTGGTGGAATACGAGGCAGGCTCTGA